A genomic window from Nicotiana sylvestris chromosome 11, ASM39365v2, whole genome shotgun sequence includes:
- the LOC104232685 gene encoding protein SPEAR3-like gives MGSGYFGEPNLGNEKSYTSSSSRKSKKSNSDKPKQPQRGLGVAQLEKIRLHTQMACTYNSFATNLNQEDMRLQTPYSSISYSSSSSSSYGFPAHQTIMMGLGDIERTNIRYGDSQPPSTASTWHPGTVYEPQHYAQPNMTRCLLNLQVEDSLEKRRKKDRSDSIGSSSQNSELNASQELDLELRLSL, from the exons ATGGGAAGTGGTTATTTTGGGGAGCCAAACCTAGGGAATGAAAAATCATatacatcatcatcatcaagaaAGAGTAAAAAGAGCAATTCAGACAAACCTAAACAGCCACAAAGAGGTCTTGGTGTTGCTCAATTGGAGAAGATTAGATTGCATACTCAAATGGCTTGCACTTATAATTCTTTTGCCACCAATCTCAACCAG GAGGATATGAGACTACAAACACCATATTCATCAATTTCTTATTCATCATCCTCATCCTCATCTTATGGTTTTCCAGCCCACCAAACCATTATG ATGGGATTGGGTGATATTGAAAGAACAAATATTAGATATGGAGATTCCCAGCCACCTTCTACTGCTAG TACTTGGCATCCTGGTACAGTTTATGAGCCTCAGCATTATGCTCAGCCAAACATGACTAGATGTCTGCTTAACCTACAAGTAGAG GACTCACTAGAGAAGAGGAGAAAGAAGGACAGAAGTGACTCAATTGGCTCAAGTAGTCAGAATTCTGAATTAAATGCCAGCCAAGAATTAGATTTGGAGCTGAGGCTTTCACTTTGA